One genomic window of Gossypium hirsutum isolate 1008001.06 chromosome D11, Gossypium_hirsutum_v2.1, whole genome shotgun sequence includes the following:
- the LOC107942840 gene encoding uncharacterized protein isoform X2, with the protein MAQFTPQGRLKLLFHGDGVEPKDPFHYKLVSNVFGGSGGLKSLQTHKGMLRFLGSTTRRSHFSSSLKKGSKFNATASLNVSDEGLYDEEDYDSEFGTDELSCFRGLVLDISYRPINVVCWKRAICLEFMEKIPHLLQVVKRRRININLSRKNILFRDKFTCQYCSARDNLTIDHVLPVARGGEWKWENLVAACAECNSKKGRKTLEEANMKLIKVPKAPKDYDILAIPLTSAAIMMLRKRNGTPEEWRQYLSSSIEP; encoded by the exons ATGGCTCAATTCACCCCACAAGGACGTTTGAAGCTGCTCTTTCATGGTGATGGGGTGGAACCAAAGGACCCTTTTCATTACAAGCTTGTCAGCAATGTTTTTGGTGGTTCTGGTGGGCTAAAATCACTTCAAACTCATAAGGGCATGCTCAGATTCCTTGGTTCTACTACTAGAAGAAGccacttttcttcttctttgaagAAAGGCAGCAAATTTAATGCCACGGCAAGCCTGAATGTGAGTGATGAAGGACTTTATGATGAAGAGGATTATGATAGTGAGTTTGGGACTGATGAGTTGTCTTGTTTTAGAGGTCTTGTTTTGGATATCTCTTACAG GCCAATCAATGTTGTTTGCTGGAAGCGTGCTATATGTTTGGAGTTCATGGAGAAG ATTCCCCATCTTCTGCAAGTTGTTAAGAGACGAAGAATCAACATCAACCTAAGCCGCAAAAATATTCTATTTAGAGACAAGTTCACTTGTCA GTATTGTTCTGCTCGTGATAACTTGACCATAGACCATGTTCTTCCAGTTGCAAGAGGTggtgaatggaaatgggaaaatcTG GTCGCTGCTTGTGCCGAGTGCAATTCAAAGAAAGGTCGAAAAACTCTAGAGGAAGCAAATATGAAGCTGATTAAGGTCCCCAAG GCCCCTAAGGATTATGACATACTTGCGATACCTCTAACAAGCGCCGCAATAATGATGTTGAGGAAGAGAAATGGTACACCAGAAGAATGGCGTCAGTATCTCTCCTCTTCCATAGAGCCTTAG
- the LOC107942840 gene encoding uncharacterized protein isoform X1, with protein sequence MAQFTPQGRLKLLFHGDGVEPKDPFHYKLVSNVFGGSGGLKSLQTHKGMLRFLGSTTRRSHFSSSLKKGSKFNATASLNVSDEGLYDEEDYDSEFGTDELSCFRGLVLDISYRPINVVCWKRAICLEFMEKADVLEYYDQTVNSPSGSLNIPAVLRIPHLLQVVKRRRININLSRKNILFRDKFTCQYCSARDNLTIDHVLPVARGGEWKWENLVAACAECNSKKGRKTLEEANMKLIKVPKAPKDYDILAIPLTSAAIMMLRKRNGTPEEWRQYLSSSIEP encoded by the exons ATGGCTCAATTCACCCCACAAGGACGTTTGAAGCTGCTCTTTCATGGTGATGGGGTGGAACCAAAGGACCCTTTTCATTACAAGCTTGTCAGCAATGTTTTTGGTGGTTCTGGTGGGCTAAAATCACTTCAAACTCATAAGGGCATGCTCAGATTCCTTGGTTCTACTACTAGAAGAAGccacttttcttcttctttgaagAAAGGCAGCAAATTTAATGCCACGGCAAGCCTGAATGTGAGTGATGAAGGACTTTATGATGAAGAGGATTATGATAGTGAGTTTGGGACTGATGAGTTGTCTTGTTTTAGAGGTCTTGTTTTGGATATCTCTTACAG GCCAATCAATGTTGTTTGCTGGAAGCGTGCTATATGTTTGGAGTTCATGGAGAAG GCTGATGTTCTAGAGTATTATGATCAGACTGTGAACTCCCCAAGTGGATCCTTAAACATACCAGCTGTCTTAAGG ATTCCCCATCTTCTGCAAGTTGTTAAGAGACGAAGAATCAACATCAACCTAAGCCGCAAAAATATTCTATTTAGAGACAAGTTCACTTGTCA GTATTGTTCTGCTCGTGATAACTTGACCATAGACCATGTTCTTCCAGTTGCAAGAGGTggtgaatggaaatgggaaaatcTG GTCGCTGCTTGTGCCGAGTGCAATTCAAAGAAAGGTCGAAAAACTCTAGAGGAAGCAAATATGAAGCTGATTAAGGTCCCCAAG GCCCCTAAGGATTATGACATACTTGCGATACCTCTAACAAGCGCCGCAATAATGATGTTGAGGAAGAGAAATGGTACACCAGAAGAATGGCGTCAGTATCTCTCCTCTTCCATAGAGCCTTAG
- the LOC107942849 gene encoding TATA-box-binding protein isoform X1 has product MAEQGGLEGSQPVDLSKHPSGIVPTLQNIVSTVNLDCKLDLKQIALQARNAEYNPKRFAAVIMRIREPKTTALIFASGKMVCTGAKSEQQSKLAARKYARIIQKLGFPAKFKDFKIQNIVGSCDVKFPIRLEGLAYSHGAFSSYEPELFPGLIYRMKQPKIVLLIFVSGKIVITGAKVRDETYTAFENIYPVLTEFRKNQQ; this is encoded by the exons ATGGCGGAACAGGGTGGCTTGGAAGGGAGCCAGCCAGTGGATCTTTCCAAGCATCCATCTGGTATTGTTCCCACTCTTCA GAACATTGTCTCAACTGTAAACTTAGATTGCAAGTTGGATCTTAAGCAAATAGCACTGCAAGCTCGAAATGCAGAATACAATCCAAAG CGTTTTGCTGCTGTCATTATGAGAATCAGGGAGCCAAAAACTACAGCTTTGATTTTCGCCTCTGGAAAGATG GTCTGCACTGGTGCTAAAAGTGAACAGCAGTCTAAACTGGCTGCAAGGAAG TATGCCAGGATTATCCAAAAGCTTGGTTTTCCTGCTAAGTTTAAG GACTTCAAAATTCAGAACATTGTTGGGTCATGTGATGTCAAATTTCCCATCAGACTTGAAGGTCTTGCATACTCCCATGGTGCCTTTTCAAGT TATGAACCAGAACTCTTTCCAGGTCTGATCTATCGTATGAAACAACCAAAGATTGTGCTTCTTATTTTTGTGTCAGGAAAGATTGTGATCACTGGAGCTAAG GTGAGAGACGAGACATACACAGCCTTTGAGAACATATATCCTGTACTTACAGAGTTCAGGAAAAACCAGCAATG A